The Halorubrum salinarum genome segment GGGACGAGCCACAGGAGCGCGACCCCGATCGCGACGACGTACCTGAGGGCGCGCGGCCCGCTGGGGACCGCCGCGCGGACCCGTTCGGGGAGGGGCCGGTCGGCGATCGGTGCGGTCTCCGGCGGCTCGTGGTACACGCGCCCGCCGTCGGTCTTCGGGTCGCTGTCGGCGGCGGACTCCGGTTCGTCGCCGGCGTCGGTCGGATCGGCCGAGTTGTGTGTGTCAGTCATCGTGTATCAGTCCATTGACGCGATGTACCATGCCATCGGGAGCGCGATCACCAGTTCGATGAGCGCGACGACCATCGCCTTGCTGTACTCGATCGGAACGGAGAACGCCGCCTGGTACACCTCTAAGCCGAGGACGGAGAACACCCCGCCGGGACCGCCCGAGGGCCCCCCGGCCGCGTAGACGATGGCGAAGATCCGGATCACCCAGATCATGCTCATGATCACCACGACCGCCGTCACGGGCTTGACGAGCGGCCAGATGATGTCCTTGAACCGCCTGAACCGCCCCGCGCCGTCGACGCGGGCGGACTCCAGCAGCGCGGGGTCGATCCCCGCGAGCGCGGAGCTGTACAACAGCATGCTGAATCCGGTCTGGACCCAGACGCCGCCCGCGATCAGCGCGTAGATCGCGATCTGCGGCTCCTGGACCCAGTTCCGCACCACCGACTCCAGCCCGATCGACCGGAGCAGCCCGTTGAAGATGCCGGCCTGCGGGTCGTAGACGAAGAGGAGGACGAGCCCGATCACGACCGTCGGCGTCGTGAACGCGAGGAACACCATCGAGCGCAGGATGCTCCGCCCGCGCAGGTCGGCGAAAAGCAGCGCGAGCCCGAGGCCGAGCAGCGTGCTCAGCGGGACGTGGACAACCATCCAGATGATGTTCTGCGGCAGCGCCCCCATCGGGTACTGGAGCGCGAGGAGGTTGTCCCAGTTGATGATCGCGTCGTCGTTGAACGTCGCGATCCACGTCTCGAACCCGGCGAACTGCCCGATCGTGAACCCGTCCCAGGTGAAGAAGCTCCCGACCGCCGAGTACAGCATCGGCCCGACGGAGAAGATGCCGAACAGCGTGAGCCCGGGGAGCATGAACACGAGGATCGCGGTGAGCTTCTCCCCGTCCACGTCGCGGTCGAGCCGGTCCTCTAGGTACGATTCGACGGACATGGTATCAGGCCACCAGCTCCCCGTCCCCGTCGTAGAGGTACGCGTCGCTCGGGTCGAACGTGAGGTGAACGCCGTCTCCCGCCGCCGCGTCCGTCGTCGGGACCTTCACGTTCACCACGGAGCCGCCCACCTC includes the following:
- a CDS encoding carbohydrate ABC transporter permease produces the protein MSVESYLEDRLDRDVDGEKLTAILVFMLPGLTLFGIFSVGPMLYSAVGSFFTWDGFTIGQFAGFETWIATFNDDAIINWDNLLALQYPMGALPQNIIWMVVHVPLSTLLGLGLALLFADLRGRSILRSMVFLAFTTPTVVIGLVLLFVYDPQAGIFNGLLRSIGLESVVRNWVQEPQIAIYALIAGGVWVQTGFSMLLYSSALAGIDPALLESARVDGAGRFRRFKDIIWPLVKPVTAVVVIMSMIWVIRIFAIVYAAGGPSGGPGGVFSVLGLEVYQAAFSVPIEYSKAMVVALIELVIALPMAWYIASMD